Sequence from the Montipora foliosa isolate CH-2021 chromosome 12, ASM3666993v2, whole genome shotgun sequence genome:
TCTTCTCCGCGCGGTTGCTCAAGGTTTTTGCTTGGCGACACATTTCAAGTTTAAAATCGAAAGGATGAGGACGTGAGGCCGAAATCGCCATTAATTCCATGGTTAGTGTCAGCTCTTAAACTGGAGCATTAACAGCACGAACTGACTTGATGAACTTCTAATTTACCTAACTTGCTGAAAGGTGTTTTCCCACGGTGTAAATCCTGATTGGCTAAAACAATGAgtttggtttggtttttgcGACACTCATTAAACCGCTATATTTGCTCATTTTTTCCGCCCTTGGCGCAAGGTCAAATTAAGCTAATTAGTCCCGTAGCCAACTCCTTTAGTTTGCATTCAGAGAGAGATTACGCTGAGTTGTATGTCTGTATAACATAAACTTCACATTTTATTTGCTCTCAGTTCTGATTTACGCATGGGGTGAACGGAATTTGTTGCGGGCGAACTGGCTTCGGGTGAAACGTGCTCCCACCTAaggaccgcgcaccggtggctcagttggttgagcaccgggctgccatgcgggaggtcgtgagttcgactccggccggaccaacactcagggtctttaaataactgaggagaaagtgctgcctttgtaattacatccgcaaatggttagactttcaagtcttctcggataaggacgataagccggggGTCCCAACTCACAAATaattccatgttcattagttccctgtgggacgataaagaacccatacactattcgagaagagtaggggatgacgttcccggtgttgtggctgtcctctgtgtgtagatgggtgggtgggtatagcaggtccacatcagctgaatagctgccaaaacttcaaccttcttaaacaaataaataacaaacaaaccttcCTCCAAACGTCCGATATTACTACCCACATGCACAGGCAGAATTGTTTGGGGTGTTAATTTTAATTATAGACTGCATGATTAATAGAAAATACAGGCATGACTAAAACGCTCGATAGGGTTCAAGGCAGCCGGAAGGTTCTTGTCCAAAGCTGTATGtcccaaaaaaatgaaaattttccaGCAGTATCAACCTtgtgggaacgaggttgcagcaGTATGAAAGGTCCACTTGATTTAGTTTCTAGCTGATGAGCAACATAAGGTTTCCAGCCTGGTTGCAGAACCAGAGGTTTATTCAACTTTTTGTCATACAAGCCAAAGAGTATTTTGACCCATCAAGAACAGAGATGAAGTTAAGCCTTTAAGATGGTGACCATATCTGTCCGTGACAGTCCGGAGTGTTGTACACAACGTCCCACATCCAATGGCGTTCTAGGAAAGAGAGGAAAGGTAAAAGTCAACCtctttcccagggtctctcttctctgcctctgATGAGACCCTGGGAAGGAGGATAGGTAAAAGTTGGACAGCGTTCCAAGAGATAAATAGGATAGCACTAAAAATTTCCAAATGCCAAGGTGTTGCTCAGACAAGTGGAAAACGGCGAACGCCCGGCTGATATTCTCGTTTTGACAAAATTCAAAGAAACGTGTGTTGATTTTAGCTTACTGCTTGCCTGTTAGCAACTGGTATGGAGTAAATTCCAAAAAATGGGAGACAGTTTGCAATAAGAGAAGTTTCAATGTTTGATGAAACACAcccggaaggggggggggggactttgcatatgaaggggcggggatgctcgtcggaaattttgaattaaacccccAAAGGAGACCAATCCAGGCgcggcccaggcttttttgacccctaTGCAATCCTAAGCGAGACCTTCACTGAGACTAAAATCCAAAGTTTACACCACTAAGCAAGACGACCACCATCCCCTCGCCTTTAATATgcaagtccccccccccccccccccccccagccgcCACTCCTTCGGGGAAACACAACATGTTGgatgaaaatgttgaaaaagaaaaaaaacggtTAAAACAATATATTCAAAGGACAACACTGTTTGATCGTTTGGCTGACAATTCCGCAAACATGTCATGGAAACAAAATGTAACTTGCCGTTTTTGGTGTACGGAGATGGCGGTACATCGAACGGAAGCTGAACATTGTGGCTTGAGGAATGCTCTTGACTgcaatgttttcctttcacaTGAAAATGTTTGCTGTTCGGATCCTAAAAAAGATGGAAACAAACTTTGTGACGATGCTTCTTATTTTCCCGTTACGCAGGACTGTTGCCACTTGCTCAGGACAATTTGGAACTTTTGATTGTCTCTCCTACAGTTCGAGTACAAAATCGGGTTCACTTTAAAATACGACCGTACGTTTGATAACCCAAACTAACAAACTGTCGCTTCTAATCACCCCTCCATGCGAAACAAAGCTCGACGATATTGGGGGAAAGCATAGATCTGATATATTTATAAGCCGCCTCAAGCAGCCCTCATACGGTTCATAGGGAACTTACGCGAGAACGAAGATGACGGGCTGTGCCGAAAAACGTTATGAAAAAACACAACTTCCGGTCATTCAcataattttgcgattattccaagGCATATgtggcatggaaagtgtgtatgaaCGGAaagtcccggggggggggggggttctgccatataggtatgtgccgctgtgaagggtttggttttcaagcagtttactctagcatagagTATATatatcagagcgtttgggtctagaatagggtatcatttatcacgaaactgaccagttggtcgaagattttatctagactaaggaaaccaggaattgctactcaaaaatataaaaaaatgaaatcggcaagtttaaattttcacgactcagcctcaacagcgttgatagatgactatcataaaacgctactgggtATTACTAACTGTCAAAAATcaggattcagacggaaatcggtggtattaatactggttaaaattaaacaatttattgtcttgataatgcatacgtacgtgcttggcattgctggacaagtataaataaatccttttttaagaaagaagtgatcgtggtataaggttttgttatggctttgctttagactgtgctagtgaccttaGTTTCTGGAAagcagctactctaggataggagtgatttggggagttaactctagtatagggtagcaaaatctagctgaaactagctctggtataggttAAGGGTTCGAGGGTCCCAgtggcacatccccacccagcggcacatccccacccagaaattcccaaactcccccccccccccccccccgggagtgAATATTGACAACTTATCGTCCGGTGCTCACGTCCTCCGTATAACCTCAAGTTTGATTATTTGGAGTCTTTGTCAGGAAGAGAAAGGCGagaaaatgtatcaaaatgtagaACACACATGGGACGCGTGCAGAATCCGAAGCCTTCGTCGTCATCCCTGCTAAATCTCAGCCTCTTTGGGGTAGGGGGGTCGCGGAAAATGAAAACTACCCCATCTTCCCTCCCCACTTTCCTGTTGTCCAAGCCAGGAAATTCCGTTGTCAATATcgaatattattgttattgaagTCCTTACAGACTTGCCTGATCATTTGGAAGGAATAAAACTCCTATCTCGTATGAACGAATCATTAGCTGTTGCCCATTTTTCTCCAATGTTCCCCAAGCTGCTTTGGAGAGATTTGCACtggaaaaaaagatgaaaaacaaAATCTGGAAAGGTGAGATAATTAAATCATAACGATGACTTTTAGAAAATTGAGATCAGTCGGGAGAAAAAAAGAGGTTACAGAGAGGAATTGCCCAGTCCGCCaattaaaatatttgaaatttattttagtTAAGTTATTTTCCAGATGAAACGGATAGGAAGGGTGTTTGCATAGAAAAGGAGCACGCTCGATCCCCCCAAAGGGTTGTGAGAACTCCGACATTAGTAAAGCATGGATATCTAACCCTTTTAGATTGAAATTCAAGTCACCAATATTACTTAAAATATTTTCTATCCcattattttttgttaaatcACCTTGTCATCAAAAACCAAGCTACTTCTGCGTACTCTGGCGATATCCTTGTGTAGGTCTTAATGTGCGGAGACGCATGGCTTCTACCACAGGAGCGAGATTTCCAAGAACTTTGGAGATTGAAAGAAATGGACATTGAAAGAAATGGAAGTTATTGGATAAAACAACTAAGACATTAAATGCGAAAATTCACTGGAACATATGTAGATGTAGGGTTCAGCCTTCCACAAAGGACACACCTTGTCATGGAGAAAATCAATGGATATGGAGTATCGATGACAGATGAAATTAAAGACTGATTATCTTTGCAATTACATAGACAAATCAACCAAACTCCACTATAGATGCATCCCCGCCCCTTGACAAAATTAGAACACACAACCTTTTGCGACAGCAATAGACTGCTCTAGCGTCCTTAATGATAATAAATTGCCCACGCAAAGCTCGGAGAAAAGGGAGTGACAGACCACAGTACCGAGAATAGTATTATGCCTTACTCCTTTTGTACATTGTCAAACATCCAACTATAAGGGGGGCCCGATGGTTTATCGCATTTATCTGAGAATACTGGCCATTTGcgaatgaaatgacaaaaacAGTACTTTCTTCTCGATTCTTTGAAGTCTTGAGCATGACTCTTGGTGAACCCACGAGCTCCCCACACAGTACCCTGACGTTCAACCAACTTACCCAGCCCGTCGGCCATTGATGAGTTATGTTATCAGTACAAGTATAAGGAAGGTAATTCCTGCATGTACATAACATACCAAAAAAATTTAGTAAGGTAAGGCTGCTTTGCTGCTGTCTTTGAGCTGTAAGGAATTGAACCACCAGCTAAGAGAAATGAGACAGTCTAAGGGTAAGGTGTTATTGTAAAGTTGTCTGTGCAACCTGTTCACATTAACCTGTAACAATGCCTTTAAGTGTTGTTTTAATGCGGGTGAATACGGAATATCTCGAAGGAAAACCTCTCAGCTAGAGTAAaatagagaaccaataaactccaCCCACAAATAACACCAGGAAGCGAACCAAAGACCGACACATTGGTGGTGCTATCTCCACTGTGACAAATCTGCTCATTTTTAATTGTATGCCACAATACTTTTGTGCTTTGCGGCCCAATGTTGTGAGCCACGCCCTtaatggccctgaaaagccaGTAGGAGGAGTCAGTTACGTATATATAATAGTTCTGTCAATCACAACACAAACATTCAAACAAGCCAGTGATAACGCAAATCACATATACATTTACGCAGCCAGCACTAAGTACAAAAAAACATGCAAAGCAGATCACAATTCTATCTTCGGTCTCTTTTTGGCCAGTGATTGACTGAGAATAGGGACTAGAGAGGCCAATCACTAAACATAATTTAGTGCAGGTAAAACCAACAACACAActgtataatttattactttCAATATTTACTTAAAAATTGCCTCCCTTTTAAATGATAGCTTTCTCATGACATACActaaacaaacttcaaaaaacGACATCATCCTTAAATGTTATGCACATCACCAAAGTACGAGTGTCCAATATATCTCATTTCAGTTCATATTCATCAACACTGCATCCCATACCTGGATAGCCTTCAAGACTATTCCGTACATCATCCACTGTTGGGAAAACCTTCAAGAATACAAGAAAACACAAACTTGTCACcatattttagggtgtttaggagAAATCTTTAGTTGATCACaagtttaaaacttgaaaatggtaatttggaattcctttactgataaaattatcattgCATCACAAAAAGACGATTTTAAGCAAACCggcctttatccaggcgatttgccatgaACTTGAAAAATGTCAGGCTGACATTTTTCTAGATTACGCAAAtacaatccgtttcaatcttgtccatttgtgtccatccatgcttctccttgcttttgctgtatttcaccgcgcaccagtggctcagttggttgagcatcgggctgccatgcgggaggtcgtgagttcgaaccaacactcagggtctttaaataactgaggagaaagtgctgcctttgtaattacatccgcaagtggttaagactttcaagtcttctcggataaggactataaaccgtaggccccatctcacaatgCTTcgatgttcacaacccagtgggacgtaaaagaacccacacactattcgtaaagagtagggcatggaactctcggtgttgtggtcaggcctcatttcattcattcatgtgctgggtgaaatcgctaatggactgatagcagCTGCCAGTggcgcctatatatgctgatgtccgatctcacccatagatcccttgcttgtaaagtgcatttgaatatgccaatagaaaatgcgctatataaattcattacaattaccatatttcttttatgttgttcaacagattTACGTGGTTATTGCAAACATTTCAATCTACGTTTTGgtcattttgggtgtcatgaaattacatcattttgcgtgacatagcgcCTTTAATATTAAATCTGTAAGCCAAAATTTTCATTGAACAAGTGTACATTTTACATAATATCTAGACACAGACATACATTTTGCTCTCTGTTTACAATACTTAACAAACATTTACATTCTATTTAACTGTGGATCTCCTTATGAGCAGAGGACAATGAAAAGTGGTAGGAACATCTGGGCTTTTAGATATTTCTGTTGCTaaaaaacatgacaaaatgGAACCTATTTCTTGCAAGGAGGGGATAATGTCACCACTACATTCAGAAGAGATAATGAGGACCTTGCAAAACTAGTATGTGAACATTGACAAAAATGCAAACCCCAACACCAATAGGCTCCTTAAGCAATAGCCTGCGTGGCAGACATAATTCCCGGTTATCAAAAGAAAATGAGGGAGAGAGGGAGTGTAGGGGAGTTGCCCGGGATAAGTGAATTTCACACAACTTATTTTTAGATCGGAAGTCTGTTTCCCGAGACGTCTGCAACTATTATCAAGCATGACATCATATGAAGTTATCTGACATTGTGTAATGACCTTCAGAGTCACATTCTTCATCCGACAAGCCATTAGATTTACAAGAAATTGTGGAATCTATGTTCCACTCCGGGTTTTGGGGCAAGATGTACCAATTTCCTTACTTGAATGAATGAAAGtcgtttttgtcaacaaactgtAATTCCACCTGGAACACCACAGTGACTTTGAATTCTTCTGACTTTGTGGAATGATGTCTCGGAAAACAGACtttcttaaaataactgaaattAACATACTCCAAGGGCTAGTCTAGCCCTTGGAGtatgttaatttcagttgagTTATTTTAAGAAAGTCTGTTTTCCGAGACATCATTCCACAAAGTCAGAAGAATTCAAAGTCACTGTGGTGTTACATGTGAAAGAAAatggagtttttttttaaaatcataacCAGAGTATCCAGCCCACAAGGGTAGGGGAAGGgggaaaaaaagataacaaGGGAGGAAAATAGGGCTTTTCGTTCCCTTTCTCTCACCTCCCTTCCCCCTGGTTGTCTTCAGCATCGGGCTTGCTTAAGTAAGgttgccattttgtttgttaattTGCTCACCAAATGAAGGGGAGGTTTTGCCATCATGCTGCCTACATAAGTTGATAAACTTTGAAGCCACTCAGAACACAACCAACGATCTTTGTCATTGCCAAGCGATCCTATGCTAGAAAactgaccaatcacaggccacTTTGGGCTTATGTCATCGGGCCTAGGACCAAACTGATGAAGGACCTACAAAAGATGACATTGCATTGTAAAATTCTTTAAAGATGACGTAAGGTGACAGGCAGTAAACGCTCAATACTCAGAATACTTGAATACTCAGGACTGTAAGTCCCAATACCTTCAAAACAAGGAGAAAGACATATGTTTGAACCACAGAAAGATGCATCATAGTGTTATAAATGTGTAAGCAGTAACTGATGGAaagcctgaagaattcaggttCAAATGTATGGCTTTGTCGTCactgttgtcgttgcttaagcaaCCTATTGTGAACTCACAAGGTAACCAGCTCTCAGTTGGTTTGAAAGCTCAATTGGTTGAACACTGCATTGGTATCGCAGAGACTGCTTTTCCTTagagtgcctatcacctcaacacacttttccactttatttattctctgaaatcatcccaaatacgttttgttgtttttagaaccttttgattgaaatttcactttcttattggctttgaaagacaggaaaagtggtcatattttgatccataaccgagcaatgaagggggaTGGGTTTGATACTGGcttgacgtcacagactgctttgcattgtgaTAGCTCTTTGAAAAgtgcgatgcaaattaatttgtgacgtcaacctggTATTGAACTGAACCCCCTTCATTGCTCGATTATtcatcaaagtatgaccactttttccgtctttcaaaacgaataaaaaagtgaattttcaatgaaaaggttCCAAAAACAGCACAatatatttgggacgatttcgaagaataaataaagtggaaaagtttgTTGAGATAAATAGGCACTTTTAATGCTTAAGTAACATTATATCACTGTGATGTTCTAAAAATCTTAATATAGTTCGTTACCCAAATTGGTTTTCTGCAACTATGTAAAGTACAGAGCGACCATTAAGTGAAGTAGCATTGAATACACTATATATCATTATAATTCATTTCACAAGTCATGAAGATAAAAATTCCTGAGATATCTGAGTGTCTGGAAATTGCAATGACTCCCCTAATGGCTCACCTATGGGAGCCATGGTATCTACCATATTTGCAGTCATGTAACAGTGTATCCACACCTCGTCAATACATATAGTTTAAAATCCCATCTTGCCCATTGGGCAAGCCTACTAAATGATCCACTTGCGTCCTGGTCGATTCATTATTCATAGgaaaataaaaagggaaatacTGCATAATTATGTTGTCTCTTGAAATCCCTTGATTGGGGAGTGCATGCTTTCCCTAGTAGACAAGTGGTCAGAGAAAGCTGGTTGTCATTACCCAAGCTACTTGTTACATGTACCTTACGAAGCTTAAGGTGCCCCCACTTGGTTTTATTAAGTCCAGTATGTCTTCCAGGAACTGAGGCAATTAAGCGAACCCTAAAAGATAGACTTAATAATTAATGTATTTAGCAGCTCGCCACCGCACAGAATCGTGACAAAGCAAACCAGGAATTCACACTTTTGTGACAAAACATGGCCGGAGGCCTAAAACCatctttttttttgcaaatttatgAAGTCCATGGAGTCTCAGCGATTGGCTATATGGTGCTTTGTAAGTGAGACTGAGGGCCAGTATGTGTGGGGTGTTAAAAATCCTACATAACTATAGATTACTAGTTGTCCTTTCAGTCAACGTGCAAGCATCAGTCATGCAATGGAGCTTCAATATCAGTAGACCCACATGCTTGAGTCACACAACAGAGCTATATGTAATTGCAGCACTTTTACTCTTCAGCTTGCAGCTCAACTGACTCTGAAGGGAACACTAGCTGTCTATACCTCTCACAGATTTTATGGAATAAGTGATCTGTGACGTGGCCAGCAGTTTATCATTTTTCCCTGTTGAGTCCCAAATGTCAAATGATTTGCAGCACCTCCTCCTCATTTCGGTTTTTATGGAATGAACTGGGGATCAAAACTGCCTGCTGCCGCAAAGTATCTGCTAAACCAAGTGACCCAACCTGGCAATGCATCCAGTTGCATTTTAATCTCTCATTagccattgttaagaaaaaaacttatttcAAGTGCTAGAATGTGCACCCTTAACTTTGTAGCCAAACATACTTTGAAGAGGACATGTCATGGTCTCTGATACTCCTTTTCCACTCATCTAACAAATTGCCTCCATATGCTTCTAAATAATCCTGTAAAACAAATCTGTGCTTAGGACCATGTAGACGTCAAGAAACATTAAAATACTGGATTGCCTGGATTAGACCAAGCCCCCATGAATGTCCTAAGATGGTTCTGACATCTTGAGATAGATGGGCAAACCAAGAGGGATAAGCCTCGCAAAACCTGGTTAGAGCTTTTGTCCAAAGACATGATGCTCTGTGGTCTCTCCATTGAAGATCCCCTGGACAGACAGAAATGGAGGGCAAACATACCAAGCAACATGGTACCCAATTTGGGTGGAAAGTAATGTTAAATGGACAgtgaaaatgacaacaacaatTACAATGTTTGAAGGCTGCAGTTCTGAGATTTAAAAATCATGGATCACGTTTTGAGTTTTAAGATACTTGTAAAATTTAAGCAAGGGTCTCTATTGGCCTGAAGATTGTTTAAATTTTGAACACTCGACATCTGGCATCCTTTATCCACACAATTGTATTGCTATGTTATCAGGACCCACTTATTCAGTggagcaattttttttgtccaagGAAATAGTACTGCAGTACTGCAGCAGACCCAGACCTTAAACTACTGACCTATAGACAGTTTAAAAACTGCCAAACAGCTACACATCGGGAAAAGGTTTTGCTTCCCATATGAATTATTATTCATATAGAAAATAAAACCTAATTTACATTCTTACAAAAGAGGGTAACATGCTTCAATGgctgacaataaaataaacaaaaccaatCGTTTACCTACCAATAAGTCCTCTTTGAAATTAGTTGGTGATGTACCAGTTGATGATGATTCAGATAGCCTTGGAAATAATGGGCTTATCCAAACTCTGACAATACCAATGATACAAAATATTTTAGCAACCTGCAACCTTCACTTCacatttcttaaaattatgGTCTGAATGCAATGCACTTGTAAATATAATGTGGTATGCAACTTACATAACAGCCCCTGAACTTGATTAGGAAGAGGTATAACCTTTAAAGAGGTTTAGATTAAACCCAAAGAGCTTATTAAATTTATTCTTAGACATATGGGGCAAGAGAGAAGAACAGAAGGTCTCGTCATCTCTGTACAAATTAGCAGAATCAAATGCACTGCTGAAGgcaaaaaatagcaaaaattTACTTTGCTGCTAATTACCCCTGTGTTTTTTGATCCCAGTCTCTGGCTATCAAATTTGCAGTAGTAATGACAATTCTAAGGCCCTCTTTATACAACAGGAACATCATTTTGCTGAAACAGAAGGACAGAAAAAACCTCAACCAAAAGTAACAAATCAAAggtgacatacatgtacaatgtacatggcAGGTCAAGTGACAACACCTAAAGTCTATTCTTGCAAAGCACacagaatttcattttcaaacaacTCTGGGACATATTGTCAACTTCAAGATAACCAACACAACTAACAAAAACGCTAATAACTTGATTAAGGACCCAAGGCCCAGACCTTCGAGATGAGTGAAACCATAAAACCCATGAAACCAGTGGAACCATGAGACCCAAAAGAAACCAGTGACACCCAACAAACGagtgaaaccatgaaaccagtGAAACTGTTTAACTTGGTTTCTTGGGTTTCACGGTTTCATTGGAGATATAGCGCAGCAAAGCAAATCAATGAATTGCAGAAACAACTGGAGGAGCTCCACAGACAATATGTTGAGGATTTTGAGTTTCATGGTTTCACTGAGTCAGTTTTCTAGGGTTTCATGGTTTGGGTGAGGACAATGTGCACGCCATCAAGCTGTGCAAGCCATTGCTGCATGCCATCAGCTGTAGGGTGCGACAAAACGGTGTCCATGCGCTTTCCCCAGACAAAAGGTTTTTCGCCAGTTGACAAGTGGTTTGTCAATCTTACTTGTCCTTTGGACAAAGTGAATCttcagaaaataattttaaaaacaaggtgtttaaaattgtttaagCAGAGAAACTAGTATTTGTTAAGTTTTTGCAAGTGCAAAGCAGATCATTTTTCGGAAAAGGTTGGAAATGAAATGAGTTGAGCACTTACGATTTATCtgtcattttatttcaatgcaTACCGAATGGGGCCTGGGACTCATTTGGGAGCATCATATTTGCGTATTTATTAATAGACCCTCGTTGTCGCTGTCAGCACGTGCACAATGATGGCTGATCAGCGAAGCATAAAAGGCTATTTTGGTGTAGCGGCAAAGCAgctaaagagaaaagcaaaaccTTTGGCAGAAAACACTGAGGTGAATGAGAAGAAAAAGCAATCTAACAGCCCAATGGTTTGAGTTTGAAAGTTCCGGGAATCTTGGAAGTACACCAACACATTAATTTAAATGCTGCGTAGATATTATCTCGTCCATTGGACAAGTGCagttctaattttttttcttacccTGGCCAAGCGAGCCAACACGgcgagccatgcaagtcaaCATGCGCATcatacagttattgaaagctaa
This genomic interval carries:
- the LOC137978756 gene encoding tyrosyl-DNA phosphodiesterase 1-like, with translation MNEESAKGRDEVTRPMCKYGTKCYRKNPVHFEEYRHAGYDSDTDDDDSERAEHSPPAKRQKLECTAMTSSSPSSSNQVSNQDEKSVPFLLTSVRGISSEFNSRNIAVGIKDILSTQMGELEASAQFNYMFDIPWLIEQYPKTKRSKPLLLVHGNQQEAKAELEREAKPYPNVKLFGARLEPFGTHHSKMMFLLYKEGLRIVITTANLIARDWDQKTQGVWISPLFPRLSESSSTGTSPTNFKEDLLDYLEAYGGNLLDEWKRSIRDHDMSSSKVRLIASVPGRHTGLNKTKWGHLKLRKVLHQFGPRPDDISPKWPVIGQFSSIGSLGNDKDRWLCSEWLQSLSTYVGSMMAKPPLHLVFPTVDDVRNSLEGYPAGGSIPYSSKTAAKQPYLTKFFCSWKSRSCGRSHASPHIKTYTRISPEYAEVAWFLMTSANLSKAAWGTLEKNGQQLMIRSYEIGVLFLPNDQDPNSKHFHVKGKHCSQEHSSSHNVQLPFDVPPSPYTKNERHWMWDVVYNTPDCHGQIWSPS